One genomic window of Clostridioides sp. ES-S-0054-01 includes the following:
- the dnaB gene encoding replicative DNA helicase produces the protein MEDMTRIPPHSVESEQSILGSILLDKDAIITVTETIKPDDFYKEAHKIIYECMITLSNKGEPIDLITLTEELRKQGHLNDIGGISYITSLSTIVPTTSNVKYYADIVKEKSVLRKLIKASNEIINLGYSGATKIEDVLEQAEKSIFDISQEKTSDDFKSINLVLMDAYDMIEKLYTNKSDVTGITTGFKDLNKKINGLQRTDLILIAARPAMGKTAFSLNLVQNAALKGDASVAVFSLEMSKEQLVQRMLSSQSSVELKKIKTGTLNDNDWPRIIDAMAVLSDAKIHIDDTPGIKISELRSKCRKLKIEKGLDLVLIDYLQLMEGEGNNESRQQEISKISRSLKVLAKELNCPVVALSQLSRAPEQRADHRPMLSDLRESGAIEQDADIVMFLYRDEYYHADSESKNIGEVIIAKNRHGETGSVELVWLGEVQRFGDKLRDL, from the coding sequence ATGGAAGATATGACGAGAATTCCTCCTCATAGTGTAGAATCTGAACAATCAATACTTGGTTCTATACTTCTAGATAAAGATGCTATAATAACGGTTACAGAAACTATAAAGCCTGATGACTTCTATAAAGAGGCTCACAAAATAATATATGAATGTATGATAACTTTAAGTAATAAAGGTGAGCCTATAGACCTGATAACATTGACAGAAGAGCTAAGAAAACAAGGGCATCTTAATGATATTGGAGGAATCAGTTATATTACAAGTCTTTCTACTATAGTACCGACGACTTCAAACGTAAAATACTATGCTGACATAGTAAAAGAAAAGTCTGTACTTAGAAAGCTTATAAAAGCTTCTAATGAAATAATAAATCTAGGATATAGTGGAGCAACTAAGATTGAAGATGTTTTAGAACAAGCTGAGAAGAGTATATTTGATATATCACAGGAGAAAACTAGTGATGATTTTAAATCTATAAACTTAGTTTTGATGGATGCCTATGATATGATAGAAAAATTATATACCAATAAGAGTGATGTTACTGGTATAACTACTGGTTTTAAAGATTTAAACAAAAAAATAAATGGTCTTCAAAGAACTGATTTAATATTAATTGCAGCTAGACCAGCAATGGGTAAAACTGCTTTTTCTTTAAACTTAGTTCAAAATGCAGCCTTAAAAGGTGATGCTTCTGTAGCTGTATTTAGTTTAGAGATGTCTAAGGAACAATTAGTACAACGTATGTTATCTTCACAGTCTAGTGTAGAATTAAAAAAAATAAAGACTGGAACACTTAATGATAATGACTGGCCTAGAATTATAGATGCTATGGCAGTGTTATCAGATGCAAAAATACACATAGATGATACTCCTGGTATAAAAATATCAGAACTAAGGTCAAAGTGTAGAAAGTTAAAGATAGAAAAAGGACTAGATTTAGTGCTTATTGATTATCTTCAACTTATGGAAGGTGAAGGTAATAATGAGAGTAGACAACAAGAGATATCTAAAATATCAAGGTCATTAAAGGTACTAGCAAAAGAACTAAACTGTCCTGTGGTAGCATTATCTCAGCTATCACGTGCACCAGAACAAAGAGCAGACCATAGACCTATGTTATCTGACTTAAGAGAATCTGGAGCAATAGAGCAGGATGCAGATATAGTTATGTTCCTATATAGAGACGAATATTATCATGCTGATTCTGAAAGTAAAAATATAGGAGAAGTAATAATAGCGAAAAATAGACATGGCGAAACTGGTTCTGTAGAACTTGTTTGGCTTGGTGAAGTTCAAAGATTTGGGGATAAGTTGAGAGACCTATAA
- a CDS encoding adenylosuccinate synthase translates to MKTVAIVGSQWGDEGKGKVIDYLATQADVVVRGQGGNNAGHTLVVEGKKYALHLIPSGVLNPNTVNIIGNGIVFDPKGFLEELEMFKADNISTENIKISDRAHVIFPYHKELDALSEEARGDLKIGTTKKGIGPCYMDKTERSGIRICDLMDKEKFAIKLKAQIDAKNEIVKNIYGKEELFDFETIYNEYVGYAEQIRKYVADTSVIVYDAIKAGKKVLFEGAQGTLLDLDLGTYPFVTSSHPTSGGFAIGAGIGPNMIKDVVGIVKAYTTRVGEGPFVTEQINETGDKIREQGREFGVTTGRPRRCGWFDAVIVKYAARVNGLTSISFMLLDVLTGFDKIKVCTSYKMGDKIITDFPASLDDLAKCEPVYEELDGWNEDITQVDNFDNLPENAKKYIAKIEELVGVSVDMVSVGPNRAQTIIRKNIFA, encoded by the coding sequence ATGAAAACAGTTGCAATTGTTGGTTCTCAATGGGGAGATGAAGGTAAAGGTAAAGTTATAGATTATCTTGCTACTCAAGCAGATGTAGTAGTAAGAGGGCAAGGTGGAAATAATGCAGGACATACATTAGTTGTAGAAGGTAAAAAATACGCACTACATTTAATTCCATCTGGAGTTTTAAATCCAAATACAGTAAATATAATCGGAAATGGAATAGTATTTGACCCTAAAGGATTTTTAGAAGAATTGGAAATGTTTAAAGCGGATAATATAAGTACAGAAAATATAAAAATAAGTGATAGAGCACATGTCATATTCCCATATCATAAAGAACTAGATGCATTGTCAGAAGAAGCCAGAGGAGATTTAAAGATAGGTACAACAAAAAAAGGTATTGGACCTTGTTATATGGATAAAACAGAGAGATCTGGAATTAGAATATGTGACTTAATGGATAAAGAGAAATTCGCTATAAAATTAAAAGCTCAAATAGATGCTAAAAATGAAATAGTTAAAAATATATATGGAAAAGAAGAATTGTTTGATTTTGAAACTATATATAATGAATATGTAGGATACGCAGAGCAAATAAGAAAATATGTGGCAGATACATCAGTTATTGTATATGATGCAATAAAAGCAGGTAAAAAAGTATTATTTGAAGGAGCACAAGGGACTTTATTAGATTTAGATTTAGGAACTTATCCATTTGTTACATCCTCTCACCCAACATCTGGCGGATTTGCGATTGGTGCAGGAATAGGACCAAATATGATAAAAGATGTTGTTGGTATTGTAAAGGCATATACTACAAGAGTTGGAGAAGGACCGTTTGTTACAGAGCAAATAAATGAAACTGGTGACAAAATAAGAGAACAAGGTCGTGAATTTGGAGTAACTACTGGTAGACCAAGAAGATGTGGATGGTTTGATGCAGTTATAGTTAAGTATGCTGCTAGAGTTAATGGATTGACTAGTATTTCATTTATGCTACTGGATGTCTTAACTGGATTTGATAAAATAAAAGTTTGTACATCTTACAAAATGGGTGATAAAATAATAACAGATTTTCCAGCTTCATTAGATGACTTAGCAAAATGTGAACCTGTATATGAAGAGTTAGATGGATGGAATGAAGATATAACTCAAGTAGATAATTTTGATAATCTTCCAGAAAATGCAAAGAAATATATAGCTAAAATAGAAGAGTTGGTAGGAGTAAGTGTAGACATGGTTTCTGTTGGTCCTAATAGAGCTCAAACAATAATAAGAAAAAATATATTTGCTTAA
- a CDS encoding MBL fold metallo-hydrolase: MLKYCSVGSGSSGNCHYIGYKNTNILVDAGLSGKRITTGLKDIGVDADKLKGIFITHEHVDHIKGAGILSRKFDIPVFANIKTWCSMRDKLGDIKDKNMKVFENDKTYSLGDIIVRPFSIEHDASDPVGYNFYTESDEKMSIATDIGCITQNIKKHLYKSKLVVLESNYDPNMLMMGSYTYALKKRVMSSTGHLSNEDAANFCVELINKGTESILLAHLSKENNFPELAYETSKGVLASNDIVVGQDVKLDVLSRNDVSNIYEMK; the protein is encoded by the coding sequence ATGCTAAAGTATTGTTCAGTGGGAAGTGGCAGTAGTGGGAATTGCCACTATATAGGGTATAAAAATACTAATATACTAGTAGATGCAGGATTAAGTGGAAAGAGGATAACTACAGGTCTTAAAGACATTGGTGTAGATGCAGATAAATTAAAAGGGATATTTATAACACACGAGCATGTTGACCATATAAAAGGAGCAGGTATATTATCAAGAAAGTTTGATATACCAGTATTTGCCAATATAAAAACATGGTGTTCTATGAGGGATAAGTTGGGTGATATTAAAGATAAAAATATGAAGGTCTTTGAAAATGATAAAACCTATTCATTAGGAGACATCATAGTGAGACCTTTTTCAATAGAACATGATGCTTCTGACCCAGTTGGATATAATTTTTATACAGAAAGTGATGAAAAAATGTCTATAGCTACTGATATAGGATGTATAACTCAAAATATAAAAAAACATCTATATAAATCTAAATTAGTAGTATTAGAATCAAATTATGACCCTAATATGCTTATGATGGGTTCATATACATATGCTTTAAAGAAAAGAGTAATGTCAAGTACTGGTCATTTATCTAATGAGGATGCTGCTAATTTCTGTGTTGAACTTATTAATAAAGGTACAGAATCTATATTATTAGCACATTTAAGTAAGGAAAATAATTTTCCAGAATTGGCATATGAGACTTCAAAAGGAGTATTAGCATCAAATGATATAGTAGTTGGACAGGATGTAAAACTAGATGTACTATCAAGAAACGATGTTTCTAATATCTATGAGATGAAGTAG
- a CDS encoding DnaD domain protein codes for MFFKESNEIDLGEITIPNIFIDIFMPMADGLYVKVYLLGYRQACDITSNPKFDNNSIAKNLNIPLSDVLSAWKFWEEKKIIKIHDNGEYDNFNYSIEFLDLKNFYIENILGNNSSIKSNTDQVVSTSENPSIRKMFNSINKIVGRYLDPSEKISIMDIMNKYNMSPDMILCAYEYVKDKTGTSKPVKYIEGIIRNWYDSNLYTPKDVEESFLVRSERYILYKTIFNELGFSRQPSKSEKELMDTWFDEFDMDIELIINACSKSKNISNPNISYINGIVKNWNEKNIKNLNDLKQKEEERIVKENINKKQINTTQNNSTYKKTKFHNFNETFTQYTSDELDEIIKKSQKEKFK; via the coding sequence ATGTTTTTTAAAGAAAGCAATGAAATAGATTTAGGTGAAATCACTATTCCCAATATCTTTATAGATATATTTATGCCAATGGCGGACGGGTTATACGTAAAAGTTTATCTTTTGGGATATAGACAGGCATGTGATATTACTTCTAATCCTAAGTTCGACAATAATTCAATAGCCAAAAACCTAAATATACCCTTATCTGATGTGTTATCTGCTTGGAAATTCTGGGAGGAAAAGAAGATTATAAAAATACATGACAATGGAGAATATGATAATTTTAATTATTCAATAGAATTTTTAGATTTAAAAAATTTCTATATTGAGAATATATTAGGTAATAATTCATCTATAAAATCTAATACAGATCAAGTTGTATCTACTTCTGAAAATCCAAGTATTAGAAAAATGTTTAATTCTATAAATAAAATAGTTGGTCGATATCTCGACCCAAGTGAGAAGATTAGTATTATGGATATAATGAATAAATACAATATGAGTCCTGATATGATACTTTGTGCTTATGAATATGTCAAAGATAAAACTGGTACATCAAAGCCAGTTAAATACATTGAAGGCATTATCAGGAATTGGTATGATTCAAATTTATATACACCAAAGGATGTTGAAGAAAGCTTTTTAGTTAGAAGTGAAAGATATATTTTATATAAAACGATTTTCAATGAATTGGGGTTTTCAAGACAACCATCAAAATCAGAAAAAGAGCTTATGGACACTTGGTTTGATGAATTTGATATGGATATAGAACTGATAATAAATGCCTGTTCTAAATCTAAAAATATTTCAAACCCAAACATATCTTATATAAATGGTATAGTTAAAAATTGGAATGAAAAAAATATAAAAAATTTAAATGATTTAAAGCAAAAAGAGGAAGAACGTATAGTTAAGGAGAATATTAATAAGAAGCAGATTAATACTACTCAAAACAACAGTACTTACAAGAAAACTAAGTTTCATAATTTCAACGAAACATTTACTCAGTATACTTCTGATGAACTCGATGAGATTATTAAAAAAAGTCAAAAAGAAAAGTTTAAGTAG
- a CDS encoding 50S ribosomal protein L9 has product MKVILLKDVKGTGKKGEMKEVSDGYARNFLFPKKMAVQADSVAIKELNEKNKSKEIKAQKEYEEAVLLGKQMEEINIEIYSKAGEGGRLFGSITAKEIAEQLKKQKDIDVDKRKILLDEPIRALGSTFVEIKIHQKVTTKIRVDVKEKQ; this is encoded by the coding sequence ATGAAAGTTATATTATTAAAAGATGTAAAAGGAACTGGTAAAAAAGGGGAAATGAAAGAAGTAAGTGATGGATATGCAAGAAATTTCTTATTTCCTAAAAAGATGGCTGTACAAGCGGATAGTGTAGCAATAAAAGAGTTAAATGAAAAGAATAAATCTAAAGAAATAAAAGCACAAAAAGAGTATGAAGAAGCAGTTTTACTAGGTAAGCAAATGGAAGAAATCAATATAGAAATATATTCAAAAGCAGGAGAAGGTGGAAGATTATTTGGTTCAATAACTGCTAAAGAAATTGCTGAGCAACTAAAGAAACAAAAAGATATAGATGTAGATAAAAGAAAAATATTATTAGATGAGCCAATAAGAGCTTTAGGTTCAACTTTTGTAGAAATAAAAATACATCAAAAAGTAACTACTAAAATAAGAGTGGATGTAAAAGAAAAACAGTAA
- the rlmH gene encoding 23S rRNA (pseudouridine(1915)-N(3))-methyltransferase RlmH, whose amino-acid sequence MNISIVVVGKIKEKYLKLGIDEFKKRLSKYCKLEIIELDDEKAPENLSIREIEIIKDKEGKKILGKIKHNSYVIALAIDGKNLSSEELAKTMSDLAVRGNSSVCFIIGGSLGLSDEVLGRADYRLSFSRMTFPHQMMRLILLEQIYRSYRINNGEPYHK is encoded by the coding sequence ATGAATATAAGTATAGTTGTAGTAGGTAAAATTAAAGAAAAATATTTAAAGTTGGGTATTGATGAATTTAAGAAGAGGCTTTCAAAGTACTGTAAGCTTGAAATTATAGAGTTGGATGATGAAAAAGCTCCAGAAAATCTGAGTATTAGAGAAATAGAAATTATAAAAGATAAAGAAGGAAAGAAAATTTTAGGGAAGATAAAACATAATAGTTATGTTATAGCTCTGGCTATCGATGGAAAGAATTTGTCCTCTGAAGAGCTTGCTAAGACTATGAGTGATTTAGCAGTTAGAGGTAATAGTAGTGTCTGTTTTATAATTGGAGGTTCTCTAGGGCTTTCTGATGAGGTATTAGGAAGGGCTGATTATAGGTTATCTTTTTCGAGGATGACTTTTCCTCATCAGATGATGAGATTGATATTATTAGAGCAGATTTATAGGTCTTATAGGATAAATAATGGCGAACCGTATCATAAATAA
- a CDS encoding M1 family metallopeptidase, whose product MVIKFNQKVRRTLSVAILFMVLIIGCFIEKDDSLETYKEKIDSKINQYNMDVIFDDETKRLMCNQNVEYINNTKSNIDKIYFHIYPNAFSKKDFAPFEKSEMTRAYPNGFNEGYIDIKNILNKNSKMEYKIKGDKNDVLEIELGKELKPNERMSLDIKYNVKIPNSVGRFGYGENTINVTNWFPIACVNDERGWNLKSYEAIGDPFYSETSDFHVKLLIPNKYKIAHTGKLIDDKHDNKKMLYEIEAENVRDFAFILSSKFDVNKVDSRGVAINTYNLNKNLSKKATEVAKDSINIFSELFGKYPYKEYSVVASDFFIGGMEYPMLVMIDQSLYNEKNEFLLEYVIAHETAHQWWYSAVGNDEISEPWLDEALTEYSTIVYFEQKYGKEMANKLIKTMEIQTKSYLSENIFKPTNEYKNSTEYSLNVYTKGAIAFNQIRKEVGDKVFFETLNEYYNKYKYKNANGRAFVELWNSKGVDINKIISESK is encoded by the coding sequence TTGGTTATAAAATTCAACCAAAAAGTAAGAAGAACATTATCAGTAGCAATTCTATTTATGGTATTAATAATAGGTTGCTTTATAGAAAAGGATGACAGTTTAGAAACATACAAAGAAAAAATTGATTCAAAAATAAATCAATATAATATGGATGTTATATTTGATGATGAGACTAAGAGGCTAATGTGTAATCAGAATGTTGAGTACATAAATAATACAAAATCAAACATAGATAAAATATATTTCCACATATATCCGAATGCTTTTTCCAAAAAGGATTTTGCTCCTTTTGAAAAAAGTGAAATGACAAGGGCTTATCCTAATGGATTTAATGAAGGGTATATAGATATAAAAAATATATTAAATAAGAATAGTAAAATGGAGTATAAAATTAAAGGGGATAAAAACGATGTATTAGAAATTGAATTAGGGAAAGAATTAAAACCGAATGAAAGAATGTCATTAGATATAAAATATAATGTAAAAATACCAAATTCAGTTGGAAGATTTGGATATGGAGAAAATACTATAAATGTTACTAATTGGTTTCCTATAGCTTGTGTAAATGATGAAAGAGGATGGAATTTAAAGAGTTATGAAGCTATTGGTGACCCATTTTATAGTGAGACTAGTGATTTTCATGTGAAACTATTGATTCCAAATAAATATAAAATTGCTCATACGGGAAAGCTTATTGATGATAAACATGATAATAAGAAGATGTTATATGAAATAGAAGCTGAAAATGTTAGAGATTTTGCATTTATATTAAGTAGTAAATTTGATGTAAATAAGGTTGATTCAAGAGGAGTAGCTATTAATACATACAATTTAAATAAAAATCTTTCTAAAAAAGCAACTGAAGTTGCAAAAGATTCAATAAATATATTTAGTGAATTATTTGGGAAATATCCGTATAAAGAATACTCTGTTGTAGCAAGTGACTTTTTTATAGGGGGAATGGAATATCCTATGCTTGTTATGATAGACCAAAGCCTATATAATGAAAAAAATGAATTTTTACTAGAATATGTTATTGCTCATGAGACAGCACATCAATGGTGGTATTCTGCTGTTGGAAATGATGAAATAAGTGAACCTTGGTTGGATGAGGCACTTACTGAATATTCTACAATAGTTTACTTTGAGCAGAAGTATGGTAAGGAAATGGCAAATAAGCTTATAAAGACAATGGAAATACAGACAAAGAGTTATTTAAGTGAGAATATATTTAAACCAACAAATGAATATAAAAATTCTACTGAATATAGTTTAAATGTTTACACAAAAGGGGCAATAGCTTTTAATCAAATAAGAAAAGAAGTTGGTGATAAAGTATTCTTTGAGACTTTAAATGAATATTATAATAAATATAAATATAAAAACGCTAATGGAAGAGCTTTTGTAGAGCTATGGAATAGTAAGGGGGTAGATATAAATAAGATTATAAGTGAATCTAAGTAA
- a CDS encoding DHH family phosphoesterase, with amino-acid sequence MSNKQTFKLNMPEINLYIIVIGISSIILLYYNLYVGCLFFCIFVYMVFHNWRTTNIRRYEWTEYIQNLSLDIDETTKKAIINLPIPLCILEFDGNISWYNGKFYDMIGQKDLLDKNIEDIVKNLNLRKVLNENKEMYTEINYKEKEYTIIYNVIKNDQEKNPKYLMILYWIDKTEYLKVKQDYDDEKNAMMLIQVDGYDEVLKSAAEDKRALINVEVEKILSALELNSNGALRRTSKDKFFLVMHKKELKKLEAEKFSILDTIRHIDYGNNLPVTISIGIGIDGDTLNENLKLATGALDLALGRGGDQAVVKTKDKFVFYGGKSKAVEKKTKVKSRLIGHALREVIQQSDQVYIMGHKYPDMDAMGAAVGVYDICKSCNKTANIVLQSVNESIEIFINKINENSYYKKLFIGKEEAIDNCTKNTLVVVVDTHRPNYTECEELLKLSEKVVVIDHHRRGVEFINDAVLLFHEIYVSSTCEMVTELVQYMDEDVTINKLTAEGLLAGISLDTKNFAFKTGVRTFEAASYLRKVGADTIEVKKFFNSDVKDFIIKAEIIQSTKIINNRICLAYSSTEIDSINVIIAQTADELLNIKEVEASFVLGEKDDTIFVSARSLGQINVHVLMEKLGGGGHIDIAGAQLKDVSLKEAYKMVNKIIEEYLEEEE; translated from the coding sequence ATGAGTAATAAACAAACCTTTAAATTAAATATGCCAGAAATAAATTTATATATAATTGTTATTGGTATTTCTAGTATAATTTTGCTTTATTACAACTTGTATGTAGGGTGTTTATTTTTCTGTATTTTTGTATATATGGTTTTTCACAACTGGAGAACAACTAATATCAGACGTTATGAATGGACAGAGTATATTCAAAATTTATCTTTAGATATAGATGAAACAACTAAAAAAGCTATAATAAATCTTCCAATACCACTATGTATATTAGAATTTGATGGAAATATATCCTGGTATAATGGAAAGTTTTATGATATGATTGGTCAAAAAGATTTACTGGATAAAAATATAGAAGACATAGTTAAAAATCTTAATTTAAGAAAAGTATTAAATGAAAATAAAGAGATGTACACAGAAATAAACTACAAAGAAAAAGAATATACAATAATTTATAATGTTATAAAAAATGACCAAGAAAAGAATCCTAAATATTTGATGATATTATACTGGATAGACAAGACTGAATATTTAAAAGTAAAACAAGATTATGATGATGAAAAAAATGCAATGATGCTAATACAAGTAGATGGATATGATGAAGTATTAAAAAGTGCAGCAGAAGATAAGAGGGCTTTAATTAATGTTGAAGTAGAAAAAATACTTTCTGCTTTAGAATTAAATTCAAATGGTGCGTTGAGAAGAACTTCAAAAGATAAATTCTTCTTGGTGATGCATAAAAAAGAGTTAAAAAAATTGGAAGCTGAGAAGTTTTCTATTTTAGATACAATAAGACATATTGATTATGGAAACAATCTTCCTGTTACTATAAGTATAGGAATTGGTATAGATGGAGATACATTAAATGAGAACCTAAAGCTTGCTACAGGTGCTCTTGATTTAGCACTTGGTAGAGGTGGTGACCAGGCTGTTGTAAAAACAAAAGATAAATTTGTATTTTATGGAGGAAAATCTAAAGCTGTAGAAAAGAAAACCAAAGTAAAATCCAGATTAATAGGTCATGCTTTAAGAGAGGTCATACAACAAAGTGATCAAGTTTATATAATGGGACATAAATATCCAGATATGGATGCTATGGGAGCAGCAGTTGGAGTTTATGATATATGTAAATCCTGTAACAAAACCGCAAACATAGTTTTACAATCTGTAAATGAATCTATAGAAATATTTATAAATAAAATAAATGAAAATAGTTACTATAAGAAGTTGTTTATTGGAAAAGAGGAGGCTATTGACAACTGTACTAAAAATACATTAGTTGTAGTAGTTGATACTCATAGACCTAATTATACTGAATGTGAAGAACTGTTAAAGCTATCAGAGAAGGTAGTAGTTATAGACCATCATAGAAGAGGTGTGGAGTTCATAAATGATGCAGTACTTTTATTCCATGAGATATATGTATCTTCAACATGTGAAATGGTTACAGAGTTAGTTCAGTATATGGATGAAGATGTAACAATAAATAAACTTACAGCTGAAGGGCTTTTAGCAGGTATAAGTCTAGATACTAAAAACTTTGCATTTAAAACAGGTGTTAGGACTTTTGAAGCTGCTTCTTACCTTAGAAAAGTTGGAGCAGATACTATAGAGGTCAAGAAGTTCTTCAATTCTGATGTAAAAGACTTCATAATAAAAGCTGAAATAATTCAAAGTACTAAAATAATAAATAATAGAATATGTCTAGCATATTCAAGTACTGAAATAGATAGTATAAATGTTATAATAGCTCAAACTGCTGATGAGTTACTAAACATCAAAGAAGTAGAAGCTTCCTTTGTATTAGGTGAAAAAGATGATACTATATTTGTAAGTGCTAGGTCTTTAGGACAAATAAATGTACATGTACTTATGGAAAAATTAGGAGGCGGGGGGCATATAGATATAGCTGGAGCACAGTTAAAAGATGTTTCTCTAAAAGAAGCTTATAAAATGGTAAATAAAATAATAGAGGAGTATTTGGAGGAGGAAGAATAG
- a CDS encoding ATP-binding protein, which translates to MNEDKIRKILAKYDKRRDNNELLLEHRKNEVYNRIPEIKSIDDEISKIGLKLAKIVLLNPKSKDEIVNKTKENIESLKIKKEKLLAENNIPLDYLEIKFQCASCKDKGFLPNGEKCSCLKQEIVNEAYKMSNLDRILSQENFSNFNLNIFSPKKGSNGEISPRENMLNNLSICENFVHDFNKDNNENLLFYGSTGLGKTYMCNCIAKDLLDKGNVVIYQTSFRILDILEDYKFRRDTNNQINEDNYKNLFDCDLLIIDDLGTELNNSFTSGEIFNIVNTRLVDGKKIIISTNLTPSQIGNTYTQRTLSRILDKFRILEFTGDDLRWERFK; encoded by the coding sequence ATGAATGAGGATAAAATAAGAAAAATACTTGCTAAATACGATAAGAGAAGAGATAACAATGAACTCTTATTAGAACATAGAAAAAATGAGGTATATAATAGAATCCCTGAAATAAAATCTATAGATGATGAAATTTCTAAAATAGGTCTCAAATTAGCTAAAATAGTGCTTTTAAATCCTAAGTCTAAAGATGAAATTGTAAATAAGACTAAAGAGAATATAGAATCCTTAAAAATAAAGAAAGAAAAACTTTTAGCTGAAAATAACATACCTCTTGATTACTTGGAAATAAAGTTTCAATGTGCTTCTTGTAAAGATAAAGGTTTTTTACCTAATGGTGAAAAATGTTCTTGTCTTAAACAAGAAATTGTAAATGAAGCTTATAAGATGTCTAATTTAGACAGGATTTTAAGTCAGGAAAATTTTTCGAATTTTAACTTGAATATATTTTCTCCTAAGAAAGGTTCTAATGGAGAAATATCTCCTAGAGAAAATATGCTAAATAATTTAAGTATCTGCGAAAATTTTGTTCATGATTTTAATAAAGATAATAATGAAAATCTACTATTTTATGGTTCTACTGGACTAGGAAAAACATATATGTGCAATTGTATTGCAAAGGATTTGTTGGATAAAGGTAATGTTGTAATCTACCAGACTTCTTTCAGAATCTTAGATATTCTTGAAGATTATAAATTTAGGAGAGACACAAATAATCAGATAAATGAAGATAATTATAAAAACTTGTTTGATTGTGATTTATTAATAATAGATGACCTTGGTACTGAACTTAATAATTCTTTTACTAGTGGAGAAATCTTCAATATTGTAAATACAAGACTTGTCGATGGTAAAAAAATTATTATCTCAACCAACTTAACACCATCTCAGATAGGAAATACTTATACTCAAAGAACTCTCTCTAGAATCTTAGATAAGTTTAGAATTTTAGAATTTACTGGAGATGATTTGAGATGGGAAAGATTCAAATAA